A window from Methylococcus mesophilus encodes these proteins:
- a CDS encoding DUF4136 domain-containing protein, giving the protein MKRIVAIGTALLLAACAGPALKSGFDKDYDFAQAKTWSYAVMPGPDKAAAERLQLDALMRGILDPLLAAKGYTRREAGADFQVGWSFGEWKIDRRHKSSSEWGAVGLFYPGMHAVPPPKEPSGRALPPSVDPYGSSYEKAKLDLVVVDGKTQRVVWHASIEDDGDFGYNPDTQRTEIREAVEKAFQAFPPGR; this is encoded by the coding sequence ATGAAACGAATAGTTGCGATAGGGACGGCCCTGCTCCTGGCCGCGTGCGCCGGACCGGCCTTGAAGAGCGGGTTCGACAAGGATTACGACTTCGCCCAGGCCAAGACTTGGAGCTATGCCGTCATGCCCGGCCCCGACAAGGCGGCTGCCGAACGGCTGCAACTCGACGCACTGATGAGGGGCATTCTCGATCCGCTGCTGGCGGCCAAAGGCTACACCAGGCGCGAGGCCGGTGCAGATTTCCAAGTCGGCTGGTCCTTCGGCGAATGGAAGATCGACCGCCGTCACAAATCCAGCAGCGAGTGGGGCGCGGTCGGCCTGTTCTATCCCGGCATGCACGCCGTGCCTCCGCCAAAAGAGCCAAGCGGACGGGCTTTGCCGCCCAGCGTCGATCCTTACGGTTCGTCCTACGAAAAGGCCAAGCTGGACTTGGTGGTGGTGGACGGCAAGACCCAGCGCGTGGTCTGGCATGCCAGCATCGAAGACGACGGCGACTTCGGCTACAACCCGGACACCCAAAGGACGGAAATCAGGGAGGCGGTGGAAAAGGCGTTCCAGGCATTTCCGCCAGGCCGATAG
- a CDS encoding NAD(P)-dependent alcohol dehydrogenase codes for MYTAKAFAAHSASSPLAPFALQRREPLPQDVRIEILYCGVCHSDLHQARNEWNATTYPCVPGHEIVGKVAQVGSGVTKFKPGDMVAVGCMVDSCRTCPSCADGLEQHCEHGPVFTYNSPDRHSGGMTYGGYADRIVVDEAFVLRVPEKLDPAAAAPLLCAGITTYSPLRHWKVGPGQRVGIIGLGGLGHMALKFAHAFGAEVVLFTTSPGKAEDARRLGAGEIVVSRDAEAMARQANRFDFILDTVSAPHDINAYLNLLKRDGTLTLVGVPPEGLPVMPFSLIGGRRQLAGSLIGGIRETQEMLDFCGEHGIVCDIEVIPIQRINEAFERLLKSNVKYRFVIDMATLGGEPAGN; via the coding sequence ATGTACACCGCTAAAGCTTTTGCCGCCCACAGTGCCAGTTCGCCTTTGGCGCCGTTCGCCTTACAGCGCCGCGAGCCGCTGCCGCAGGATGTTCGCATTGAAATCCTGTACTGCGGTGTCTGCCATTCGGACCTGCACCAGGCGCGCAACGAATGGAATGCGACCACTTACCCTTGCGTGCCGGGGCACGAGATCGTGGGCAAGGTGGCGCAGGTCGGCAGCGGCGTGACGAAGTTCAAGCCGGGCGACATGGTCGCGGTCGGCTGCATGGTGGATTCCTGCCGGACCTGCCCGAGCTGTGCGGACGGCCTGGAACAGCATTGCGAGCACGGTCCGGTGTTCACCTACAACAGCCCGGACCGCCATAGTGGCGGCATGACTTACGGCGGCTACGCCGACCGCATCGTGGTCGACGAGGCTTTCGTCCTGCGGGTGCCGGAGAAGCTGGATCCGGCCGCCGCCGCGCCTTTGCTGTGCGCCGGCATTACCACCTATTCGCCCTTGCGGCACTGGAAGGTGGGGCCGGGGCAGCGGGTCGGGATCATCGGCCTGGGGGGCCTGGGGCATATGGCTTTGAAATTCGCCCATGCCTTCGGTGCCGAAGTGGTCCTGTTCACGACTTCGCCGGGCAAGGCGGAGGATGCGCGGCGCTTGGGCGCGGGCGAGATCGTAGTGTCGAGGGATGCGGAGGCGATGGCGCGCCAGGCCAACCGTTTCGATTTCATCCTCGACACCGTATCGGCGCCGCACGACATCAACGCCTATCTAAACCTGCTGAAGCGTGACGGCACGCTGACCCTCGTCGGCGTGCCTCCTGAAGGCCTGCCGGTCATGCCTTTCAGCCTGATCGGCGGGCGCCGCCAGTTGGCGGGCTCGCTGATCGGCGGCATCCGGGAAACCCAGGAGATGCTGGACTTTTGCGGCGAACACGGCATCGTCTGCGACATCGAGGTGATACCGATCCAGCGAATCAACGAGGCCTTCGAACGCCTGCTCAAGAGCAACGTGAAATACCGCTTCGTGATCGATATGGCGACGCTGGGCGGGGAACCGGCCGGGAATTGA
- a CDS encoding type II toxin-antitoxin system Phd/YefM family antitoxin codes for MKTASIADAKSHLSALLADIEAGEEVVITRRGKPVARLVAEPCAEGFGWSDLRAWVAQGAAPQGLTVAEMREQDRL; via the coding sequence ATGAAAACCGCCAGCATCGCCGATGCCAAATCGCATTTATCCGCTCTGCTCGCAGACATCGAAGCGGGTGAAGAGGTGGTCATCACCCGGCGGGGAAAACCCGTAGCCCGTCTGGTCGCGGAACCCTGTGCCGAAGGTTTCGGCTGGTCGGATTTGCGCGCCTGGGTCGCCCAGGGGGCTGCGCCTCAAGGCCTGACGGTCGCTGAAATGCGCGAACAGGATAGGCTGTGA
- a CDS encoding DEAD/DEAH box helicase has protein sequence MSMEGFHPIVGAWFETAIGTPTPAQLRAWAAVQAGRDVLVAAPTGSGKTLAAFLAAIDELVREGEVFGLPDETRILYISPLKALSNDIHKNLQLPLEGIQRMLFEAGRTALAIRSQVRTGDTPATERAAMKRQPPHILVTTPESIYILLTSASGRRMLGSVRTVIVDEIHAVLGSKRGSHLALSLERLERLTGRGLRRIGLSATQRPVEEVARFLTGGRGECIIVDEGHRRRLDLGIELPDFPLEAVLSNEAAGQVYDRMAELVRQHRTTLVFVNTRRMAERLARALAERVGEDSVTSHHGSLSKEQRLEAETRLKAGELKALVATASLELGIDIGDIDLVCQFGATGTIAAFLQRVGRSGHYAGGLPKGRLFPTSRDDLVDCVALVDALRQGELDRIPIPAQPLDVLAQQIVAMVACEEWGEDELYAAVRGAYPYRELEREAFGALLAMLADGYSTRRGIRGAYLHRDRIHGRLRPRNGALLTAVTCGGAIPDNAEYRVIVEPSGEVVGSVDEDFAIESMSGDVFQLGNTSWRVLRLEGGALRVEDAAGIPPSIPFWLGEAPGRSYELSLAVSRLRTRIEDSLEQAAPERVAAGLSAELALAPGPVEQAVNYLAAAKAVLGVLPTFDTVVFERFFDESGGMQFIIHAPFGSRVNRAWGLALRKRFCRTFNFELQAAATENALILSLGVAQSFALEEVKRFLSVDTVRTILVQAMLDAPMFKVRWRWNAVCALALKRFQGGGKTPPYLLRMQAEDLVTCVFPDQLACFENIVGDREVPDHPLVNQTVHDCLTEAMDLERLIEVIRGIREGTIRVECRDLTEPSPLAAEIVNSKVYTFLDGAPLEERRTRAVSMRRWLEPSAADDLGRLDAAAIARVLEEIEPQGGSAEAVHDALSVSGYVTVQEAAQKGWMRFLAELAGSGRAARLPCGGAGLWLAAERWPQFRAVYPGTATEPSLRLPPALNAEFWEPEPALVEILRARLGVTGPATVARLVAQTGLAAATVEAALYALENEGTVLRGHFTPGGSETEWCERGILARIHRYTLGRLRQSIEPVTTADFVRFLLHWQHVHPAAKARGKDGLALVLDRLEGFQATAAAWERELLPLRVEDYNPAWLDALCVSGRILWRRLPREGSGGGALRVAPLVLLPRSHNTQWLPAASPEVSGTAVRVAESLERRGAQFFDELVASTGLLKTQAEEALSELAAKGRVTSDSFMGLRALLMPEQRKRRYRGVTGIEEAGRWSLVPSDPGENQADRTEHAARVLLKRYGVVFRSLLEREPAMPAWLELVRVYRRLEARGEIRGGRFVAGRYGEQFALPEAVESLRKLRSQPPDGLVVSVDGADPLNLAGTVLPGERIAANSGKRLVLRDGVPVAVGTVQGVVHLTTDGGPVDPRQVAARPPVAPGLRAYLGKRR, from the coding sequence ATGAGCATGGAAGGCTTCCACCCCATCGTCGGCGCATGGTTCGAAACCGCCATCGGTACGCCGACACCGGCTCAGCTCCGCGCCTGGGCAGCCGTGCAGGCCGGGCGCGACGTGCTGGTGGCGGCGCCCACCGGTTCGGGCAAGACCCTGGCGGCATTTCTGGCCGCCATCGACGAACTGGTTCGGGAGGGGGAGGTGTTTGGCCTGCCGGACGAGACCCGTATCCTTTATATCTCGCCGCTCAAGGCGCTGAGCAACGACATCCACAAGAACCTGCAGCTGCCTCTGGAAGGCATACAGCGGATGCTGTTCGAAGCAGGCCGGACCGCTCTGGCGATCCGCTCCCAGGTCCGCACCGGCGACACGCCGGCCACCGAGCGCGCCGCGATGAAGCGCCAGCCGCCGCATATCCTGGTGACTACGCCGGAATCCATCTACATCCTGCTGACCAGCGCCAGCGGGCGGCGGATGCTGGGTTCTGTGCGGACAGTGATCGTCGACGAAATCCACGCCGTGCTGGGCAGCAAGCGCGGCTCGCACCTGGCGCTGTCGCTGGAGCGGCTGGAAAGGCTCACCGGGCGGGGCCTGCGGCGGATCGGCTTGTCCGCTACCCAGCGTCCGGTCGAGGAGGTCGCGCGTTTCCTCACCGGCGGGCGCGGCGAGTGCATCATCGTGGACGAAGGCCACCGGCGGCGGCTGGACTTAGGGATCGAGCTGCCGGATTTCCCGCTGGAGGCCGTGCTGTCGAACGAGGCCGCCGGGCAGGTCTACGACCGCATGGCCGAACTGGTCCGCCAGCACCGCACCACCCTGGTGTTCGTGAACACCCGCCGCATGGCCGAGCGGCTGGCGCGGGCGCTGGCCGAACGGGTCGGCGAAGACAGCGTCACCTCGCATCACGGCAGCCTGTCCAAGGAGCAGCGGCTGGAGGCGGAAACCCGGCTCAAGGCCGGCGAGCTGAAGGCCCTGGTGGCAACGGCTTCGCTGGAGCTGGGCATCGACATCGGCGACATCGATCTGGTGTGCCAGTTCGGCGCGACCGGGACCATCGCCGCTTTCCTGCAGCGCGTCGGGCGTTCCGGGCATTATGCCGGCGGCCTGCCGAAAGGCAGGTTATTTCCGACCAGCCGCGACGATCTGGTCGACTGCGTCGCGCTGGTCGATGCGCTGCGGCAAGGCGAACTCGACCGCATTCCGATCCCGGCCCAGCCGCTGGACGTGCTGGCCCAGCAGATCGTCGCCATGGTGGCCTGCGAGGAATGGGGCGAGGACGAACTCTACGCCGCCGTGCGCGGCGCCTATCCCTACCGCGAGCTCGAACGCGAAGCCTTCGGCGCGCTGCTCGCCATGCTGGCCGACGGCTACAGTACCCGCCGCGGCATCCGCGGCGCCTATTTGCACCGCGACCGCATCCACGGCCGGCTGCGGCCCCGCAATGGCGCGCTGCTGACGGCGGTCACCTGCGGCGGCGCGATCCCCGACAATGCCGAGTACCGGGTGATCGTCGAGCCGAGCGGGGAAGTCGTCGGCAGCGTGGACGAGGACTTCGCCATCGAAAGCATGTCGGGCGACGTGTTCCAGCTCGGTAACACCAGTTGGCGGGTGTTGCGGCTGGAGGGCGGGGCGCTCAGGGTGGAGGACGCCGCCGGCATCCCGCCCAGCATTCCATTCTGGCTGGGCGAGGCGCCGGGACGCTCGTACGAGCTGTCGCTGGCGGTGTCGCGCCTGCGGACGCGGATAGAGGACAGCCTGGAGCAAGCGGCGCCGGAAAGAGTCGCCGCGGGACTGTCCGCCGAACTGGCGCTGGCGCCGGGGCCGGTGGAACAGGCGGTCAACTATCTGGCCGCCGCCAAGGCGGTGCTGGGCGTGCTGCCGACCTTCGACACGGTGGTGTTCGAGCGCTTCTTCGACGAATCCGGCGGCATGCAGTTCATCATCCACGCCCCCTTCGGCAGCCGGGTCAACCGCGCCTGGGGGCTGGCGCTGCGCAAGCGCTTCTGCCGCACCTTCAACTTCGAACTCCAGGCGGCGGCGACCGAGAACGCGCTGATCCTGTCGCTCGGCGTGGCGCAGAGTTTCGCCTTGGAAGAGGTCAAGCGGTTCCTGAGCGTCGACACGGTGAGGACCATCCTGGTCCAGGCGATGCTCGATGCGCCCATGTTCAAGGTGCGCTGGCGCTGGAACGCGGTCTGCGCCCTGGCGCTCAAACGCTTCCAGGGCGGCGGCAAGACCCCGCCCTATCTGCTGCGGATGCAGGCGGAAGACCTGGTGACCTGCGTGTTCCCCGACCAGCTTGCCTGTTTCGAAAACATCGTCGGCGACCGCGAGGTTCCCGACCATCCCCTGGTCAACCAGACCGTGCACGATTGCCTGACCGAGGCCATGGACCTGGAGCGGCTGATCGAGGTGATCCGGGGCATCCGCGAGGGGACGATCCGGGTCGAATGCCGTGACCTGACCGAGCCTTCGCCGCTGGCCGCCGAGATCGTCAATTCCAAGGTCTACACCTTCCTCGACGGCGCGCCGCTGGAAGAACGGCGGACCCGCGCGGTATCCATGCGCCGCTGGCTGGAGCCCAGTGCCGCCGACGACCTGGGCCGGCTCGATGCGGCGGCGATCGCCCGCGTGCTCGAGGAGATCGAGCCGCAAGGCGGTTCGGCGGAAGCGGTGCACGACGCGCTGAGCGTCTCCGGCTACGTCACCGTGCAGGAGGCCGCCCAAAAGGGCTGGATGCGCTTCCTGGCGGAACTCGCGGGCTCCGGCCGCGCCGCCCGTCTGCCTTGCGGCGGTGCGGGGCTGTGGCTCGCCGCCGAACGCTGGCCGCAGTTCCGGGCCGTCTATCCCGGCACCGCGACCGAACCTTCGCTGAGATTGCCGCCGGCCCTGAACGCCGAATTCTGGGAGCCCGAGCCGGCCCTGGTCGAGATTCTGCGCGCCCGCCTCGGCGTGACCGGGCCGGCGACGGTGGCGCGGCTCGTCGCCCAGACCGGGCTGGCCGCGGCGACGGTCGAGGCGGCCCTTTACGCGCTGGAAAACGAAGGCACGGTGCTGCGCGGCCATTTCACCCCCGGCGGCAGCGAAACCGAATGGTGCGAGCGCGGCATCCTGGCGCGCATCCATCGCTACACTCTCGGGCGGCTGCGGCAATCGATCGAGCCGGTCACGACGGCCGATTTCGTGCGGTTTCTCTTGCACTGGCAGCATGTGCATCCGGCGGCGAAGGCCCGCGGCAAGGACGGCCTCGCCCTGGTCCTGGATCGGCTCGAAGGCTTCCAGGCCACCGCCGCGGCCTGGGAACGGGAGCTGCTGCCCTTGCGGGTCGAGGATTACAATCCGGCCTGGCTGGACGCGCTCTGCGTCTCCGGCCGTATCCTATGGCGGCGTCTGCCCCGCGAAGGTTCCGGTGGCGGGGCGCTGCGGGTCGCGCCCTTGGTCCTGTTGCCGCGTTCCCACAACACCCAGTGGCTGCCCGCTGCGTCTCCGGAAGTGTCGGGCACCGCGGTCCGCGTGGCCGAGAGCCTGGAACGGCGCGGTGCGCAGTTCTTCGACGAACTGGTGGCTTCGACCGGCTTGCTCAAGACGCAAGCCGAGGAAGCCCTGTCGGAACTGGCTGCGAAAGGCCGGGTCACTTCGGACAGCTTCATGGGCTTGCGCGCCCTGCTGATGCCGGAGCAACGCAAGCGGCGCTACCGCGGCGTGACGGGGATCGAGGAGGCCGGGCGCTGGAGCCTGGTGCCGTCCGACCCGGGCGAGAATCAGGCGGACCGCACCGAGCATGCCGCCCGGGTGCTGCTGAAGCGCTACGGCGTGGTGTTCCGCAGCCTGCTGGAGCGCGAACCGGCGATGCCGGCTTGGCTGGAGCTGGTCCGGGTGTACCGGCGGCTGGAGGCGCGGGGCGAAATCCGCGGCGGGCGTTTCGTCGCCGGCCGCTACGGCGAGCAGTTCGCCTTGCCGGAGGCGGTCGAGTCGCTGCGCAAGCTGCGCAGCCAGCCGCCCGACGGGCTGGTCGTCTCCGTCGACGGCGCCGATCCGCTCAACCTGGCCGGCACCGTGCTGCCCGGCGAGCGCATCGCTGCCAACAGCGGCAAGCGGCTGGTGCTGCGGGACGGCGTGCCGGTGGCGGTGGGAACGGTGCAGGGGGTGGTGCATCTGACCACCGACGGCGGGCCGGTCGACCCGCGGCAAGTGGCGGCGCGGCCGCCGGTGGCGCCCGGCTTGCGGGCCTACCTGGGCAAGCGGCGATAA
- the pbpC gene encoding penicillin-binding protein 1C produces MTRHTTPWLMGIALLILSVVAVVFLSLPEASIPEFQAVKAEWIPSEAYLVDRNGEVIHEQRVDFSARRKPWMLLTTFSPALLKAIVAAEDRRFYRHGGVDWQAMAAAAWGTFGGHKRGASTITMQLAALLDPQLAMHGGGRSIRQKLGQIAAALKLERRWTKDDILEAYLNRVRFRGELEGVPATALGLFGKQASGLDEAESALLAAILPSPNAGPARISRRACAIAKTAAFPLDCGDLERRAEMALTHANRPPPSIALAPHLARQLLKKRGESVRTTLSAAVQRRAIQALEQQLQGLKARNVRDGAALVVDNRSGEVLAYVGSAGATSRAGQVDGVRARRQAGSTLKPFLYALALEKRYLTAASILDDSPLNLETRTGLYVPQNYDRNFKGRVSVRTALAASLNIPAIRTLMMVGLEPFHERLWNVGYKGLTEDGEYYGYSLALGSAEVSLGEQVNAFRTLANGGRQTPLHILPGDASGESRPLIDPRSAYIVGSILSDRSSRALSFGLDNPLTTRYWTAVKTGTSKNMRDNWCIGYSARYTVGVWVGNFEGDAMQDVSGVTGAAPAWLEIMNSLHADLPSQPPSPPDGVVGRRIHYADGLEPERQEWFIAGTETAELAIPDPMTQPPRIESPADGMIVALDPDIPLRNQKLVFRARPARSGTSFLLDDRPMGGAENPVKWLPEPGSHVLKLKDNRGRIVDTVKFQVRGVR; encoded by the coding sequence ATGACCCGCCACACCACCCCTTGGCTCATGGGTATCGCCCTGCTGATACTCTCGGTTGTCGCCGTCGTTTTCCTAAGCCTCCCGGAAGCCTCCATCCCCGAATTCCAAGCCGTCAAAGCCGAATGGATTCCGTCGGAAGCCTATCTTGTGGATCGCAACGGCGAGGTCATCCACGAACAGCGGGTGGATTTTTCCGCCCGGCGCAAACCCTGGATGTTATTAACTACGTTTTCTCCGGCCTTGCTGAAAGCCATCGTCGCCGCCGAAGATCGGCGCTTTTATCGCCACGGCGGCGTAGACTGGCAGGCCATGGCCGCAGCGGCATGGGGCACGTTCGGCGGCCACAAGCGCGGGGCCAGCACGATCACCATGCAGCTGGCGGCGCTGCTCGATCCGCAGCTCGCCATGCACGGCGGGGGCCGCTCCATCCGGCAGAAGCTCGGGCAGATCGCCGCGGCGTTGAAGCTGGAACGCCGTTGGACCAAGGACGATATCTTGGAAGCCTACCTCAACCGGGTGCGATTCCGGGGCGAACTGGAAGGCGTGCCGGCGACGGCCTTAGGGCTGTTCGGCAAGCAGGCCTCGGGCTTGGACGAGGCCGAGTCGGCGCTGCTCGCCGCGATCCTGCCGTCCCCCAACGCCGGCCCGGCGCGAATCTCCCGCCGCGCCTGCGCCATCGCGAAAACTGCCGCCTTCCCGCTTGACTGCGGCGATCTTGAGCGCCGTGCGGAGATGGCGCTGACCCATGCCAATCGTCCGCCACCTTCGATCGCGCTCGCTCCTCATCTCGCCCGCCAGTTGCTGAAAAAGCGCGGGGAAAGCGTGCGGACCACGCTCAGCGCGGCGGTCCAGCGCCGCGCCATCCAAGCCCTGGAACAGCAGCTCCAGGGCTTGAAAGCGCGCAACGTCCGCGACGGAGCGGCCTTGGTGGTCGACAACCGCAGCGGGGAGGTGCTCGCCTACGTCGGCTCGGCGGGAGCGACCAGCCGAGCCGGTCAGGTCGACGGCGTCCGCGCCCGGCGCCAGGCCGGCTCCACCCTCAAGCCCTTCCTTTATGCGCTGGCCCTGGAGAAGCGCTACCTCACCGCCGCCTCCATCCTGGACGACTCGCCGCTCAACCTGGAGACCCGCACCGGTCTCTATGTGCCGCAGAACTATGATCGCAACTTCAAAGGCCGGGTCAGCGTCCGCACCGCCCTGGCCGCCTCGCTCAACATTCCGGCCATCCGCACGCTCATGATGGTGGGGCTGGAACCCTTCCACGAACGGCTCTGGAACGTGGGCTACAAGGGCCTGACCGAGGACGGCGAGTATTACGGCTACTCGCTAGCCCTGGGTTCGGCCGAAGTCAGCCTGGGGGAGCAGGTGAACGCCTTCCGGACCCTCGCCAACGGAGGCCGCCAGACGCCTCTTCATATTCTGCCCGGCGACGCGTCCGGGGAATCCCGCCCACTGATCGATCCGCGCTCGGCCTATATCGTGGGCAGCATCCTCAGCGACCGCTCCAGCCGCGCCCTCAGCTTCGGCCTGGACAACCCGCTCACCACCCGCTACTGGACCGCGGTCAAGACCGGCACCAGCAAGAACATGCGCGACAACTGGTGCATCGGCTACAGCGCGCGCTACACCGTAGGCGTCTGGGTCGGCAACTTCGAAGGCGATGCCATGCAGGACGTCTCCGGCGTCACCGGCGCGGCCCCGGCCTGGCTCGAAATCATGAACAGCCTGCATGCAGACCTCCCCAGCCAGCCGCCGTCGCCGCCGGACGGGGTAGTCGGCCGGCGCATCCATTACGCCGACGGCCTGGAACCGGAACGCCAGGAGTGGTTCATCGCCGGCACCGAAACCGCGGAACTGGCAATCCCCGATCCCATGACGCAGCCGCCCCGGATCGAATCGCCCGCCGACGGAATGATCGTCGCTCTCGATCCCGACATCCCCCTCCGCAACCAGAAACTGGTCTTCCGCGCCCGGCCGGCCCGGTCTGGCACATCATTCTTGCTCGACGACAGACCGATGGGCGGTGCGGAAAATCCGGTCAAATGGCTGCCGGAACCGGGCAGCCATGTGCTGAAACTCAAGGACAACCGCGGGAGGATCGTGGATACGGTGAAGTTTCAGGTGCGGGGTGTGCGTTGA
- a CDS encoding GH1 family beta-glucosidase, translated as MSRYEFPENFLWGAATSAYQVEGSPLADGAGPSNWHRFCRQPGRILNGDTGDLACDHYRRFREDIALMKELGLSAYRFSIAWSRVFPEGRGRLNPGGLAHYQSLVDTLLAHGIQPMATLYHWDLPAALEDAGGWANRDSAGWFADYAHAVIRALGDKIDFWATLNEPWVIMDAGHMSGVHPPGHVSPKEAPWVSHNLLRAHALGVQAFRADGQGRIGLVVNLEPKYAATGSRDDRAATERAHAYMNRQYLDPVLRGAYPEELAEVFGPHWPRFESEDLRLIQEPIDYLGINYYTRAVVKHDPLGGPLKVSAIPQRGAEHTEMGWEVYPQGLKDILLWVKARYGDIPLYITENGAAFADPPPADGRIDDPRRIAYYRSHLRALHEAIAEGVDVRGYFAWSLLDNFEWAYGYAKRFGLVQVDPLTQRRHPKASAGFYSEVAGSNGAVLERED; from the coding sequence ATGAGCAGATACGAGTTTCCCGAGAATTTTCTGTGGGGCGCGGCCACCTCGGCCTACCAGGTCGAAGGCTCGCCCCTGGCCGATGGCGCGGGGCCCAGCAACTGGCACCGCTTCTGCCGCCAGCCGGGCCGGATATTGAACGGCGACACCGGCGACCTCGCCTGCGACCACTACCGGCGTTTCCGGGAGGACATCGCGCTGATGAAGGAACTGGGGCTCTCGGCCTACCGCTTCTCGATCGCCTGGAGCCGGGTGTTCCCGGAAGGGCGGGGCAGGCTCAATCCGGGCGGACTCGCCCATTACCAGTCCCTGGTCGACACGCTGCTGGCCCATGGCATACAGCCGATGGCCACGCTCTACCACTGGGATCTGCCGGCGGCGCTCGAGGATGCCGGCGGCTGGGCGAACCGCGACAGCGCGGGCTGGTTCGCCGACTATGCCCATGCCGTCATCCGCGCCCTGGGCGACAAGATCGATTTCTGGGCGACGCTGAACGAACCCTGGGTCATCATGGACGCGGGCCACATGTCGGGCGTGCACCCACCGGGCCATGTCTCGCCGAAGGAAGCGCCCTGGGTCTCGCATAATTTGCTGCGCGCCCATGCCTTGGGCGTTCAGGCCTTCAGGGCCGACGGCCAGGGCCGGATCGGCCTGGTGGTCAACCTCGAGCCCAAGTACGCCGCGACCGGCAGCCGGGACGACCGCGCAGCGACCGAGCGCGCCCATGCCTACATGAACCGCCAGTATCTCGACCCCGTGCTGCGCGGCGCCTATCCGGAAGAACTGGCGGAAGTCTTCGGGCCGCATTGGCCCCGGTTCGAGAGCGAAGACCTGCGCCTGATCCAAGAACCCATCGATTATCTAGGCATCAACTATTACACCCGTGCGGTGGTGAAGCACGACCCGCTGGGCGGGCCGCTCAAGGTTTCGGCCATACCCCAGCGCGGCGCGGAGCACACCGAGATGGGTTGGGAGGTTTACCCCCAAGGCCTGAAAGACATCCTGCTCTGGGTCAAGGCCCGCTACGGCGACATCCCGCTCTACATCACCGAAAACGGCGCCGCCTTCGCCGATCCGCCTCCGGCAGACGGCCGGATCGACGACCCGCGCCGCATCGCCTATTACCGAAGCCATCTGCGCGCGCTGCACGAGGCCATCGCCGAAGGCGTGGATGTCCGAGGCTATTTCGCCTGGTCGCTGCTCGACAATTTCGAATGGGCCTACGGCTATGCCAAGCGTTTCGGCCTGGTGCAGGTCGATCCGTTGACCCAGCGGCGTCATCCTAAAGCCAGCGCGGGATTCTATTCGGAAGTTGCCGGCAGCAACGGCGCAGTGCTGGAGCGGGAAGACTGA
- a CDS encoding type II toxin-antitoxin system VapC family toxin, with translation MIYLDTSLLGAIFFREANAAELLTWLERLRQRKLMVSAWTLTEMASVGGIKARTGAIDAATRQQALANFQRFVSAELGVVEIEPADFRTAAVFIDGPLVLRAGDALHLAVARRLSAEMFSLDQRLNAAAEALGIGLIAM, from the coding sequence GTGATTTATCTCGATACCTCCCTGCTAGGAGCGATCTTCTTCCGGGAGGCGAATGCCGCCGAACTGCTGACCTGGCTCGAACGGCTGCGCCAACGCAAGCTGATGGTTTCAGCCTGGACCCTGACCGAAATGGCCAGCGTCGGTGGTATCAAAGCGCGTACCGGGGCCATCGATGCGGCCACCCGCCAGCAAGCGCTGGCGAATTTTCAGCGGTTCGTTTCGGCCGAACTCGGTGTGGTGGAAATCGAGCCGGCGGATTTCCGTACTGCGGCAGTGTTCATCGACGGCCCGCTGGTTCTGCGGGCGGGCGACGCCTTGCATCTCGCCGTGGCCCGGCGCTTGAGCGCCGAGATGTTCAGCCTCGATCAGCGGCTGAATGCGGCGGCGGAAGCGTTAGGTATCGGCCTTATCGCGATGTAA